A genome region from Coffea arabica cultivar ET-39 chromosome 7e, Coffea Arabica ET-39 HiFi, whole genome shotgun sequence includes the following:
- the LOC113700363 gene encoding peptidyl-prolyl cis-trans isomerase Pin1-like, with protein MSSSSSSPDSVRASHILIKHEGSRRKASWKDPEGQIISNTTRDAAVSQLIALRQDIVSGKAKFEDVAARYSDCSSAKRGGDLGSFGRGRMQKPFEQATYALKVGEISDIVDTDSGVHIILRTG; from the exons ATGTCCTCGTCCTCATCTTCCCCAGATAGCGTTAGGGCTTCCCACATATTGATAAAGCACGAAGGATCCCGGCGCAAAGCTTCCTGGAAAGATCCAGAAGGCCAAATCATCAGTAACACCACTCGCGACGCTGCCGTTTCTCAGCTCATAGCTCTCCGCCAAGACATCGTCTCCGGCAAGGCTAAGTTCGAGGACGTTGCCGCTCGTTACTCCGATTGCAGCTCTGCTAAGCGCGGAGGAGACCTCG GCTCATTTGGAAGGGGACGGATGCAGAAGCCTTTTGAGCAAGCAACATATGCTCTAAAGGTTGGCGAGATAAGTGACATTGTTGATACTGACAGTGGGGTTCACATCATCTTGAGAACCGGTTGA
- the LOC113700470 gene encoding peptide methionine sulfoxide reductase A5-like produces the protein MKEATRLTCYLPIIIVLAADLCVGIRFSAQLSEGSITDTANQQQLQTTVFALGSFWRSEAVFGCLDGVVRTTVGYSGGSKTNPEYRSLGDHAESVQIEYDPKVITFKQLLEVFWTSHDSRQVFGQGPDVGNQYRSIVFTNGTEESRLASVSKEREQTRSKSGIVTTQNQQLGTFYPAEPDHQKFELKRNPFLLQLMGNLPEEELEKSSLAAKLNGYAAELCPPRLQKRIHAKINDILRKGWPILREV, from the exons ATGAAGGAGGCCACGCGCCTTACATGCTATTTACCCATAATCATTGTATTGGCAGCAGATTTATGTGTGGGCATCAGATTCTCCGCCCAGTTATCGGAGGGTTCAATTACAGACACAGCCAATCAACAACAGCTGCAAACAACGGTTTTTGCTCTAGGAAGCTTCTGGAGATCGGAAGCGGTGTTTGGCTGCTTGGATGGGGTAGTGCGTACGACTGTCGGCTATTCCGGTGGATCCAAAACCAATCCCGAGTATCGGAGCTTAGGTGATCACGCTGAATCTGTTCAG ATTGAATATGATCCTAAGGTAattacttttaaacaacttttggaGGTCTTCTGGACCAGCCACGATTCTAGGCAGGTGTTTGGGCAAGGTCCTGATGTGGGTAACCAATACAG ATCCATCGTTTTCACAAATGGAACTGAAGAGTCAAGATTGGCTTCTGTAAGTAAAGAAAGAGAGCAGACAAGGTCAAAGAGTGGCATTGTAACCACTCAAAATCAGCAATTGGGAACATTCTATCCTGCAGAGCCTGATCATCAG AAATTTGAGCTGAAACGGAATCCGTTTCTTCTTCAACTAATGGGAAACTTGCCTGAAGAAGAGCTGGAAAAATCAAGTCTGGCAGCCAAATTAAATGGCTACGCAGCAGAGCTTTGTCCGCCAAGATTGCAAAAACGTATTCATGCAAAGATCAATGACATCCTAAGAAAAGGTTGGCCCATCCTCAGAGAAGTTTAG